In the genome of Candidatus Hydrogenedentota bacterium, one region contains:
- a CDS encoding (2Fe-2S) ferredoxin domain-containing protein, producing the protein MRPEQPKCALAAVRQKAEQMGDKKKKTKWVITVCRESKCKDKGAKKVAERLKELVEEQGIEATVKIKKADCFGKCKEGPIVECAAIPLRFTNVSPEDAEVIIARCLAGNAEKKSRGPSKRD; encoded by the coding sequence ATGAGACCTGAACAACCAAAATGCGCGTTGGCCGCCGTGCGGCAAAAGGCCGAACAGATGGGCGACAAAAAGAAAAAAACGAAGTGGGTGATTACTGTTTGCCGGGAATCCAAGTGCAAGGACAAGGGGGCCAAAAAGGTGGCGGAACGCCTCAAGGAACTGGTCGAGGAACAGGGGATCGAGGCGACGGTCAAGATAAAGAAGGCGGATTGCTTCGGCAAATGCAAAGAGGGCCCGATCGTCGAATGCGCCGCGATACCGCTTCGTTTCACGAACGTGTCGCCGGAGGACGCCGAGGTCATCATCGCCCGGTGCTTGGCGGGAAACGCCGAAAAGAAGTCCCGCGGCCCTTCCAAACGGGATTGA
- the eda gene encoding bifunctional 4-hydroxy-2-oxoglutarate aldolase/2-dehydro-3-deoxy-phosphogluconate aldolase — protein MEKHAAVQYILDQCIIAVVRADSGGDDLVRVVEAIAAGGVHCIEVTMTTPGALKCIEAAATKLAGADVLLGVGTVLDAETCRMAILAGAEYVVSPTLSAETIRMARRYGVPMIAGAYTPTEILAAWEQGADFVKVFPASIGGPDYIKAVKAPLPQIPLVPTGGVELENIGAFLKAGASALAVGGNLVTKKMLANRDFAGMTENAKKFAGAVLAARG, from the coding sequence ATGGAAAAACACGCGGCGGTCCAATACATTTTGGACCAGTGCATCATTGCGGTGGTGCGGGCGGATTCGGGCGGCGACGATTTGGTGCGGGTGGTCGAGGCGATTGCGGCGGGGGGCGTCCATTGCATCGAAGTCACCATGACGACGCCGGGCGCGTTGAAGTGTATCGAGGCGGCGGCAACCAAACTGGCCGGCGCCGATGTGTTATTGGGGGTGGGCACGGTGCTCGATGCCGAAACCTGCCGGATGGCCATCCTGGCCGGCGCGGAATACGTCGTTTCCCCGACCCTGTCGGCGGAAACGATTCGGATGGCCCGGCGGTACGGTGTTCCGATGATTGCCGGCGCGTACACGCCGACCGAGATCCTCGCGGCGTGGGAACAGGGCGCCGATTTCGTGAAAGTGTTTCCGGCGAGCATCGGCGGCCCGGATTACATCAAGGCCGTCAAGGCGCCGCTGCCGCAGATTCCCTTGGTGCCGACGGGCGGTGTCGAACTCGAAAACATCGGCGCATTCCTCAAGGCAGGCGCGTCGGCCCTTGCGGTCGGCGGCAATCTGGTGACGAAAAAGATGCTGGCCAATCGTGATTTCGCGGGCATGACGGAAAACGCGAAAAAGTTCGCCGGGGCCGTGCTTGCGGCCCGCGGGTGA